A window of Helicoverpa armigera isolate CAAS_96S chromosome 30, ASM3070526v1, whole genome shotgun sequence contains these coding sequences:
- the LOC110382038 gene encoding uncharacterized protein LOC110382038 — translation MKIFSYDIIERHLNTIGVRNEVDEALTLPIISQDVLGINVIDTSWSWKTTMGRQIMFVLLTIYASLCCFDFVKDATDFASINQAYFGMLYTLLIQLKIFLLINSRENFKKSYLIAKTALFDIVKSDSLDKSAKLLKQFKSMVYIFVGVVIVPLAGYMINVGWHYFILGTRVNLITHSSLFPMISPYYEFGLIYQTIIYFIVLIPCFVVDFWFVIFIFTFCTASESLVEMLKVQRDSNEIGMEYKNRLNDTLKAFYGNHVKLVEFFNILNSMYKWQAVIPLFSAFATICVLLFTMAEDMQWHFVMTHASPALFQISAYNWFGEQVIFQGCELCNTLMEFDWTSMRLKDKKNYFIIIGYMNKEFKITTALGNDLSLLTMSSLLKASYQTCALLRSMDI, via the exons atgaaaatattttcctacGACATTATAGAACGCCATTTAAACACCATAGGAGTGAGAAATGAAGTTGACGAAGCTCTGACATTACCGATAATCAGCCAAGACGTACTCGGCATTAATGTCATAGACACAAGCTGGAGTTGGAAGACCACAATGGGCAGACAAATCATGTTTGTCCTCCTAACTATTTACGCTAGTTTATGTTGCTTTGACTTCGTCAAAGATGCGACGGATTTCGCGTCCATTAACCAAGCTTACTTTGGAATGCTATATACGTTGTTGATACAGTTAAAAATCTTTCTTTTAATCAACAGTCGAGAGAATTTCAAAAAGTCCTACCTGATTGCGAAGACAGCGCTGTTTGATATCGTGAAGTCTGACTCCTTGGATAAGTCGGCGAAATTGTTGAAACAGTTTAAATCCATGGTGTATATATTCGTTGGTGTTGTAATAGTACCCCTGGCAGGATACATGATAAATGTCGGCTGGCATTATTTTATACTGGGCACGAGGGTTAATCTGATAACTCATTCATCGTTATTCCCCATGATAAGTCCTTACTATGAGTTCGGTTTGATTTACCAgacgataatttattttatagtgctAATCCCGTGTTTTGTAGTAGATTTCTGGTTCGTAATCTTCATATTTACTTTCTGTACGGCCAGCGAAAGTTTAGTGGAGATGTTGAAGGTTCAACGTGACTCTAATGAAATTGGAATGGAATACAAGAATCGGCTCAACGACACGCTCAAGGCTTTTTATGGAAATCATGTTAAATTGGTCGA GTTTTTCAATATTCTGAATAGCATGTACAAGTGGCAAGCTGTTATCCCGCTGTTCAGCGCCTTCGCCACTATTTGTGTGTTGCTGTTCACGATGGCAGAG GACATGCAATGGCACTTCGTAATGACTCACGCGTCGCCCGCGTTATTTCAAATCTCTGCTTACAACTGGTTCGGTGAACAAGTCATCTTTCAG GGATGTGAGCTATGCAATACTCTAATGGAATTCGACTGGACGAGCATGCGACTAAAAGATAAGAAgaattatttcattataatcgGTTATATGAACAAAGAATTTAAGATTACTACAGCGTTGGGGAATGATCTGTCTTTGCTGACAATGAGCTCG ctaCTCAAAGCGAGCTACCAGACATGCGCATTGCTCAGATCAATGgatatttaa